The following are encoded together in the Bacteroidetes bacterium SB0662_bin_6 genome:
- a CDS encoding MarR family transcriptional regulator, producing the protein MTILSKSEQTKIWDLLASSIIIPNMGITSAATSLPSIKPVPNVSLPDALFTRTQQRVLGILYGYPEQRFSVSEIIAQAEVGSGAVTRELLRLQRTRLVTVTAEGRRKCYQANKEAAIYKELRGLVKKTLGFVKTIRTGLEPVREEVELALIYGSVAKGNDTATSDIDLMIVSDSLHSFEVFERLIPAMGELRRLIEIRIYGVEEFRDQCRKKRNGFVRRVLEGPIHFVINSKETVDGLC; encoded by the coding sequence TTGCTTCTTCAATTATAATTCCCAATATGGGAATCACTTCTGCTGCCACATCTTTGCCAAGCATCAAACCCGTACCTAACGTCTCACTGCCCGATGCGCTGTTCACACGCACCCAGCAGCGCGTGTTGGGCATCCTTTATGGCTACCCCGAGCAACGCTTCAGCGTTAGCGAAATTATTGCGCAAGCGGAGGTGGGTTCTGGAGCTGTGACGCGCGAGTTGCTGCGGTTGCAGCGCACCCGTCTTGTTACAGTAACCGCAGAGGGTCGGCGCAAGTGCTACCAGGCGAACAAGGAAGCAGCGATCTATAAAGAACTGCGCGGTCTTGTTAAGAAAACACTTGGCTTTGTTAAGACGATCCGAACTGGTCTTGAACCTGTCCGGGAAGAGGTCGAATTGGCGTTGATTTATGGTTCGGTGGCCAAGGGGAACGATACTGCCACCAGCGATATAGACCTAATGATCGTTTCTGACTCGCTTCACAGTTTTGAAGTATTTGAACGCCTGATTCCCGCCATGGGGGAATTGCGGCGGCTAATTGAAATCCGCATCTACGGCGTCGAAGAATTTCGCGATCAGTGCAGGAAGAAGCGTAATGGTTTTGTGCGGCGTGTGCTTGAAGGGCCGATTCATTTCGTAATCAACTCAAAGGAAACTGTCGATGGTCTCTGCTAA
- a CDS encoding DEAD/DEAH box helicase, with protein sequence MQEDSSTDNHRLIWSLQNEKSWCFACKRDGSKVMVIDFRKLASATDGEIVTEPRKVFATLPKKDAKFQFLHDVQADVLDQWFQRRDEKDTVIKMNTGSGKTLVALLALQSSLNESIGPAVYIAPNNFLVQQVIEEARALGISAVRDENTLDFHAGRAILIVNVHKLFNGRSVFGVGDQGVRIPIGSIVIDDAHACLATIRDQFTAQLRSSHEAYKQLLAVVRPALEQQSRKKLLDVESEDPQTAMLVPFWSWQEHQAQITEILHEHRFSDELKFTWPLIGDVLEDCRCAIGAGKLEIAPTCLPIDLVPSFDQAKRRVHTTATLADDSVLVTEFAANPESVSKPITPKSASDIGDRMILAPQEIIPTITQEDVKKFVTALAEDHNVVVIVPSQSRSEFWRDAADQILISDAIFDGVQRLQKNEHVGLTVLVNRYDGIDLPGDACRLLVLDGIPHVSNLLDKLDAISLYDTDVEKARIVHKIEQGMGRGIRSNDDYCVVFLMGPHLAARLQDPSARNEFTPGTLAQFNLSQEVAAQMKNATLEDLQETIDHCLDQDEKWVSASKRAVVSCVYEDDIQLDELAIRQREASDCLRTQQFKEAQNAMQSAVDECQDPTIKGWLMAQMAQIANRIDPVQAQHILRSALQLNKAITRPLEGIAYSRISDLRISQSAASAEYFQQNYSNGSELLVALNAVIADLRFAPDSAKRFEQALKIAGQILGFQSQRPEADYGAGPDNLWAIGEQKFLVIECKNEAVGDTISKRYADQLSGSLNWFRQKYGESGSAYPILIHPSRKFSSDASPAASARIMEKRKLRAFATALSGFVKAMGSSDSFRSPDKIRESLNYHELNGNNIVEKYTLAFKKER encoded by the coding sequence ATGCAAGAGGATTCGTCAACAGATAACCACCGGTTGATATGGTCCCTACAGAATGAGAAGTCTTGGTGCTTCGCTTGTAAGCGAGATGGGTCAAAAGTAATGGTGATTGATTTCAGGAAACTGGCAAGCGCAACAGACGGTGAAATCGTCACTGAGCCAAGAAAGGTATTTGCCACTCTTCCGAAGAAAGACGCTAAATTCCAGTTCTTGCATGACGTGCAAGCCGATGTATTGGATCAGTGGTTCCAGCGCCGCGACGAAAAAGACACAGTAATCAAGATGAATACCGGCAGCGGCAAGACACTAGTCGCCTTGCTGGCCCTGCAAAGTTCACTGAATGAGTCGATCGGTCCCGCCGTATACATTGCACCAAACAATTTCCTGGTTCAGCAGGTTATTGAGGAGGCTAGAGCCTTGGGAATTTCGGCGGTGCGCGATGAGAACACCCTCGATTTCCATGCCGGCCGGGCAATTCTGATCGTCAATGTTCACAAACTGTTCAACGGCCGGTCAGTGTTCGGGGTTGGCGACCAAGGCGTGCGTATTCCCATAGGCAGCATAGTCATCGACGATGCGCACGCTTGCCTGGCAACAATTCGGGACCAATTTACCGCGCAGCTTCGATCTAGCCACGAGGCTTACAAGCAATTGCTGGCGGTCGTCAGACCCGCTCTAGAGCAACAATCTCGAAAGAAGCTGCTGGACGTGGAGTCTGAAGACCCGCAGACCGCAATGCTGGTGCCATTTTGGTCATGGCAGGAACACCAAGCACAAATTACAGAAATATTGCATGAGCATCGGTTCAGTGACGAACTCAAGTTCACTTGGCCGCTAATTGGCGATGTGCTCGAAGACTGCCGATGCGCTATTGGCGCCGGCAAACTTGAAATTGCGCCTACTTGCCTACCGATCGATCTTGTTCCTAGTTTCGATCAAGCGAAGCGCAGGGTTCATACGACGGCGACATTGGCCGACGACAGCGTGCTCGTAACGGAGTTCGCGGCGAATCCCGAGTCCGTATCGAAGCCAATCACTCCAAAGAGCGCCAGCGATATCGGAGACAGAATGATTCTGGCTCCGCAGGAGATTATTCCTACGATCACGCAGGAAGACGTTAAAAAGTTTGTCACGGCTCTGGCCGAAGACCATAACGTTGTCGTGATCGTGCCCTCCCAAAGCAGATCGGAGTTTTGGCGGGACGCGGCAGATCAAATCCTGATATCTGATGCGATTTTCGACGGAGTCCAGCGGCTACAGAAGAATGAGCATGTTGGATTAACTGTCCTGGTGAATCGCTACGATGGAATTGATCTGCCAGGTGACGCTTGCCGACTGCTGGTTCTCGACGGCATCCCGCACGTCAGTAATCTCCTGGACAAATTGGATGCAATTTCCCTCTACGATACCGACGTCGAAAAAGCACGCATCGTACACAAGATCGAACAAGGCATGGGGCGCGGTATTCGATCGAATGATGACTACTGCGTGGTTTTCTTGATGGGGCCGCATCTCGCGGCACGACTCCAGGATCCCTCAGCAAGAAACGAATTCACTCCGGGCACGCTTGCTCAATTCAATCTCTCCCAAGAAGTCGCGGCGCAGATGAAGAATGCGACACTGGAAGATTTGCAAGAAACAATAGACCATTGCCTTGACCAGGATGAAAAATGGGTCTCAGCAAGCAAGCGTGCTGTCGTGAGTTGTGTCTACGAAGACGATATTCAATTGGATGAGTTAGCGATACGCCAAAGAGAGGCTTCTGACTGCTTGCGCACGCAGCAATTCAAAGAGGCGCAAAATGCGATGCAGTCGGCGGTGGATGAATGCCAGGATCCCACAATAAAGGGATGGCTTATGGCGCAAATGGCGCAGATCGCAAATCGGATTGATCCCGTTCAAGCACAACACATTCTCCGCTCCGCACTGCAACTCAACAAAGCGATTACGCGTCCACTAGAGGGAATTGCTTATTCCAGAATCTCCGATTTGCGAATTAGCCAATCGGCGGCGTCGGCAGAGTATTTTCAACAGAATTACTCTAACGGAAGCGAGTTGCTGGTCGCACTGAACGCTGTAATAGCTGACCTCAGATTCGCGCCTGATTCCGCGAAACGATTTGAACAAGCACTAAAGATTGCCGGACAAATCCTAGGCTTTCAATCACAGCGGCCGGAGGCAGATTACGGTGCCGGCCCCGACAATCTCTGGGCCATTGGAGAACAAAAATTCCTGGTAATCGAATGCAAGAATGAAGCCGTGGGCGACACGATATCCAAGCGCTATGCCGACCAGCTATCCGGTTCGTTGAATTGGTTTCGTCAGAAGTATGGTGAGTCAGGCAGCGCCTATCCGATTCTCATTCATCCCAGCCGAAAGTTCAGCAGCGACGCATCGCCCGCAGCCAGTGCACGCATTATGGAAAAGCGAAAGCTGAGAGCGTTCGCAACAGCTTTAAGTGGATTCGTCAAGGCCATGGGCTCAAGCGATTCATTCCGCTCGCCCGATAAGATCAGGGAATCGTTGAATTACCACGAGCTAAACGGCAACAATATTGTCGAAAAATATACTTTGGCCTTCAAAAAGGAAAGGTAG
- a CDS encoding HNH endonuclease, whose amino-acid sequence MYKEKIVFVLASLNLMLPLSAQDTNESWRELTVMDEYRCSPYVKDDYDHPQSVEPRIIASMGGRIYGPYSGRTFGSRFETDIEHIVGKAEAHDSGLCGADKATRKEFAKDLLNLTLAAPACNRCNNIGGKCALDAAEWLPPRNQCWFVARIIEVRLKYGLTIDEDEAEAIDSVLENCDSTEMIFYEDAVPCPAN is encoded by the coding sequence ATGTACAAAGAAAAGATTGTCTTCGTGCTGGCGTCATTAAACTTGATGTTGCCATTGAGCGCCCAAGATACCAACGAGTCGTGGCGCGAGCTAACCGTCATGGATGAGTACAGATGCAGTCCCTATGTCAAGGACGACTACGATCATCCCCAATCGGTCGAACCCAGGATCATTGCAAGCATGGGCGGGCGTATCTACGGCCCCTATTCTGGTCGCACGTTTGGCAGCCGATTCGAGACCGACATCGAACACATCGTTGGCAAAGCCGAGGCGCATGACAGCGGATTGTGCGGGGCAGACAAAGCAACTCGCAAAGAATTTGCCAAGGATCTGCTGAATCTCACTCTTGCAGCCCCGGCATGCAATCGCTGCAACAATATAGGGGGCAAGTGTGCCCTCGATGCCGCCGAATGGCTTCCTCCGCGCAACCAGTGCTGGTTTGTTGCTCGAATCATTGAAGTACGTCTGAAATACGGACTGACCATTGACGAAGACGAGGCCGAGGCAATCGATAGCGTGCTCGAAAACTGCGATTCCACGGAGATGATCTTTTACGAAGATGCGGTACCTTGCCCCGCCAACTAG
- a CDS encoding nucleotidyltransferase domain-containing protein, whose protein sequence is MKNADHLPVPAAATLWLQALPETELVAKVARSTDDTRLPPKARRGLGNYIQHLAKLRFPPVSRLILFGSHARDDFRADSDVDLAIVLAGEPPGENAGSEALRLTRVLTDADIASFDETGISVAPVVLWEGDLLRPEKHPRPSFYRNILAEGIRITPAL, encoded by the coding sequence ATGAAAAACGCTGACCACTTGCCGGTCCCGGCAGCCGCAACGCTATGGTTGCAGGCGTTGCCTGAAACCGAATTAGTGGCCAAGGTAGCGCGCTCCACCGACGACACGCGCCTGCCGCCAAAGGCGCGGCGTGGTCTTGGTAACTATATTCAGCATCTCGCGAAGTTACGGTTCCCGCCGGTCTCCCGCCTTATCCTTTTCGGCAGCCACGCACGCGACGATTTTCGCGCGGACAGCGATGTGGACCTGGCAATTGTGCTGGCGGGAGAACCGCCTGGGGAAAACGCCGGCAGCGAAGCCTTGCGATTGACCCGAGTGCTGACGGATGCCGATATCGCCAGCTTTGACGAGACCGGTATTAGCGTTGCGCCGGTTGTGCTTTGGGAGGGCGACCTGCTGCGACCGGAGAAACATCCGCGCCCTTCGTTTTACCGGAATATCCTGGCGGAAGGGATCCGCATTACCCCGGCGCTATGA
- a CDS encoding prepilin-type N-terminal cleavage/methylation domain-containing protein has translation MASASLPASSCRRPEELVANVNELHANRKEAGFTLVEIMITIAVAGILIAIALAFAAGRIEVARWQQRADRIASLIEWERHKRENGINEGRMSPADLAGALSAMLAEDADIEAAAFGGPARCNSAGKNNDGVAFALPAGVGRIGADLLATMLQETVRERLPDRAAVDGFYNSGRPAIAPLTEVHVVAGIGTVFLCLGQDA, from the coding sequence ATGGCTTCGGCGTCCTTGCCTGCTTCTAGCTGCCGCCGGCCCGAGGAACTCGTTGCGAACGTGAACGAATTGCACGCAAACCGGAAAGAAGCGGGATTCACGCTCGTCGAAATCATGATCACTATTGCGGTCGCAGGCATCTTGATTGCGATCGCGCTCGCGTTCGCCGCCGGCCGGATCGAGGTGGCCCGGTGGCAACAGCGCGCGGACCGGATCGCCTCACTGATCGAATGGGAACGGCACAAGCGCGAAAACGGGATCAATGAAGGACGGATGTCGCCGGCCGACCTGGCCGGAGCGCTCAGTGCGATGCTGGCCGAAGACGCGGATATCGAGGCGGCGGCATTCGGAGGGCCGGCGCGGTGCAACTCCGCCGGCAAGAACAACGACGGAGTGGCCTTCGCCCTGCCCGCCGGGGTCGGCAGGATCGGCGCCGACCTGCTCGCCACCATGCTGCAAGAGACCGTGCGGGAGAGACTTCCCGATCGCGCCGCCGTCGACGGTTTCTACAACAGCGGCAGACCCGCCATCGCGCCCTTGACCGAAGTCCACGTCGTTGCCGGCATTGGGACAGTGTTCCTGTGCCTGGGGCAAGACGCTTGA
- a CDS encoding prepilin-type N-terminal cleavage/methylation domain-containing protein gives MNQIKRTARQVRRIRREREKGFTLLEILVGLGVLALVIAIAIGVFQERAENTTPDAIATQAGGVMSQWKVLREIQDTTAANRGAVVQQLAQELNASLNGLASIAQITSTGTNTTAITGEVPACSAARIDIQDATLDENQNERLAERMVVVLTNVWDANEFVEATAFLAGTPAPVTPVATTPHASATHAYICFNS, from the coding sequence ATGAATCAAATAAAAAGAACGGCCCGTCAAGTGCGCCGCATCAGGCGCGAGCGCGAGAAGGGCTTCACGCTGCTCGAAATCCTCGTGGGCCTGGGCGTGCTGGCCCTGGTCATCGCCATCGCGATCGGTGTGTTCCAGGAGCGTGCGGAAAACACTACGCCCGACGCGATCGCAACGCAAGCGGGCGGAGTGATGTCGCAGTGGAAAGTGCTAAGGGAAATTCAAGACACAACCGCCGCGAACCGTGGGGCGGTAGTGCAGCAATTGGCTCAGGAATTGAACGCATCGCTGAACGGCCTCGCGTCGATTGCCCAAATCACTTCGACAGGAACCAACACGACCGCGATCACCGGCGAGGTTCCCGCCTGCTCCGCAGCAAGGATCGACATACAGGACGCCACCCTGGATGAGAATCAGAACGAGCGCCTCGCAGAGCGAATGGTGGTCGTTTTAACAAACGTGTGGGATGCGAATGAATTTGTAGAAGCCACCGCGTTCCTTGCGGGAACGCCCGCCCCCGTTACTCCGGTAGCGACCACGCCTCATGCTTCAGCTACCCACGCGTACATCTGTTTCAACAGCTGA
- a CDS encoding HU family DNA-binding protein, with product MEELNPTDVPLRRADIEERLRQNLNMTVFGARAMAKAILQVYSRHLIEGNTIELRTVGKFESRIEAARMHHVVNAKGASSMKMTPARRVLRFSPSKKLRERMIRRNKAQNS from the coding sequence ATGGAAGAGTTGAATCCGACCGACGTTCCCCTTCGGCGGGCCGACATCGAAGAACGGCTCCGGCAAAACCTGAACATGACGGTTTTCGGCGCGCGCGCTATGGCGAAGGCGATTCTGCAAGTGTACAGCCGCCACCTGATCGAAGGAAACACGATCGAGTTGCGCACCGTGGGGAAGTTTGAATCCAGGATCGAGGCCGCCCGGATGCACCATGTGGTCAACGCGAAAGGGGCCAGCAGTATGAAAATGACGCCTGCCCGGCGGGTGTTGCGTTTCTCGCCCTCGAAGAAACTCAGAGAGCGGATGATCAGGCGAAACAAAGCGCAAAATTCGTAG
- a CDS encoding HU family DNA-binding protein, which produces MIALFALLLSALRAGYYNAAMADDKTQAPLARSRSRKIVRREIVREIALQFRQNLPERSPSPKMVTQGPRNSVAHYELAGQAIAELIDMVGDALSEARPIVLRGFGQLLPKQYKPMTVRLPGARPDDKNAVFSVPVRMGVIFRPSPKLKKEIRAYDEEHGL; this is translated from the coding sequence TTGATCGCTCTGTTTGCCCTATTACTTTCAGCGTTGAGGGCAGGTTACTATAATGCGGCGATGGCAGATGACAAGACACAAGCACCGTTGGCGCGATCGCGCAGCAGAAAAATTGTTCGTCGTGAAATAGTCCGGGAAATTGCACTGCAATTTCGCCAAAATCTTCCTGAGCGGTCGCCCTCGCCGAAAATGGTCACGCAAGGACCGCGCAATTCCGTGGCGCATTACGAGCTGGCCGGACAAGCGATCGCCGAGTTGATCGATATGGTCGGCGATGCGCTTTCCGAGGCACGTCCGATCGTGCTCAGGGGATTCGGACAACTCCTGCCCAAGCAGTACAAGCCGATGACCGTGCGGCTGCCGGGAGCGCGGCCGGATGACAAGAACGCAGTATTCTCCGTGCCTGTGCGCATGGGCGTCATATTCCGGCCGTCCCCAAAGCTGAAGAAAGAGATCCGCGCCTACGATGAGGAACACGGCCTATAG
- a CDS encoding prepilin peptidase: MIAEHLPPAWTGAMAAILGLVLGSFAGMCAYRLPRRKEIVRQGSHCPVCGVRIPPWRNIPLFSFALQRGRCFACRQRIHWRYVYCEALCAALTWACWHKFGLSGALLAGTALCGILVLLSAIDLEHRQLPDRLTLPLLWLGLLFSLTGPEAPFASPADGIVGAAAAYGLLRVADTLWRRLRKRPAFGGGDIKLLAALGAWLGPFGALAALGAAAILGSLYSIARVLGTRTGFHDTLPFGPFLAMGSVCVLFFPDAL; the protein is encoded by the coding sequence GTGATTGCCGAGCATCTGCCGCCGGCGTGGACCGGCGCGATGGCAGCCATCCTGGGCCTGGTGCTGGGGAGCTTTGCGGGAATGTGCGCCTACCGTCTCCCCCGCCGCAAGGAGATTGTGAGACAAGGCTCCCATTGTCCGGTATGCGGCGTCCGTATTCCCCCGTGGCGCAATATTCCTCTGTTCAGCTTCGCACTGCAGAGGGGAAGATGCTTCGCCTGCCGCCAGCGCATTCATTGGCGCTACGTCTATTGCGAAGCGCTGTGCGCCGCGCTGACCTGGGCCTGCTGGCACAAGTTCGGGCTCAGCGGGGCCCTGCTCGCGGGAACGGCGCTGTGCGGCATTCTGGTATTGCTGTCCGCAATCGACCTGGAACACCGCCAGCTTCCCGACCGTCTGACGCTTCCGCTGCTGTGGCTGGGGCTGTTATTCAGCCTGACCGGGCCCGAGGCGCCTTTCGCCTCCCCCGCGGATGGCATCGTGGGCGCAGCGGCGGCTTACGGGCTACTACGAGTGGCCGATACGTTATGGCGGCGGCTGCGAAAGCGTCCCGCTTTCGGCGGAGGCGACATCAAGCTGCTGGCCGCGCTCGGCGCCTGGCTGGGTCCGTTCGGCGCATTAGCTGCGCTCGGCGCGGCGGCCATCCTGGGCTCGCTCTACAGCATTGCGCGGGTGCTCGGCACACGAACCGGTTTTCACGACACGCTACCTTTCGGACCCTTCCTTGCGATGGGAAGCGTGTGCGTTCTGTTCTTTCCGGATGCGCTGTGA
- a CDS encoding prepilin-type N-terminal cleavage/methylation domain-containing protein codes for MNTQETSARTQTGRTTGEEGYTFVEVLIVVAVIAALSVGAFALFTGRGQTTEMTAVAQQVGQTIQSQQQLIFRGLRNGMVSPNEIAGSLNSLLAEHRFVQSVAAAPGACTGGGSDMNGLQFNLDPSEFDTTAEAGELQSIIHASIVNVFSDEDGNAYGAADNRRYRAVMQITGTAGSSDAAGDYLDDSTAALFTLNPPNNTAVAYACLDNT; via the coding sequence ATGAATACTCAAGAAACGTCCGCCAGGACACAGACCGGCCGCACGACGGGCGAAGAGGGATATACCTTCGTGGAAGTCCTGATCGTCGTCGCCGTCATCGCGGCCCTGTCCGTCGGCGCCTTCGCGCTGTTCACGGGCCGGGGCCAGACGACCGAGATGACCGCGGTGGCCCAGCAGGTCGGCCAGACCATCCAGTCGCAGCAACAGCTCATCTTCCGGGGATTGCGCAACGGCATGGTTTCCCCTAACGAGATTGCGGGATCGTTGAACTCGCTATTGGCTGAACACCGCTTCGTTCAATCCGTGGCAGCGGCTCCAGGCGCATGCACCGGAGGAGGTTCTGACATGAACGGTCTTCAGTTTAATCTGGATCCCAGCGAATTCGATACCACGGCGGAAGCCGGCGAATTGCAAAGCATCATTCACGCTTCCATCGTCAACGTGTTCTCCGATGAAGACGGCAACGCGTACGGCGCTGCGGATAACCGGCGTTATCGCGCAGTGATGCAAATCACGGGAACCGCCGGCAGTTCAGATGCAGCCGGCGATTATCTGGATGATTCAACCGCCGCTTTGTTCACGCTGAATCCTCCGAATAATACCGCCGTGGCGTATGCTTGCCTCGACAACACGTAG
- a CDS encoding LysR family transcriptional regulator, whose translation MINESLPPLKSLQAFEAAGRHESFLHAAIELKVSPGAISRHVQLLEQFLETELFVRRSNGVTLTTNGNFYARRVSRIFRDLRTMTAEVRRLHAPDES comes from the coding sequence ATGATCAATGAGTCGCTGCCGCCGCTGAAGTCGCTTCAGGCATTCGAGGCGGCGGGCAGGCACGAAAGTTTCCTACATGCGGCAATCGAACTGAAGGTCTCGCCGGGCGCGATCAGCAGACATGTACAGCTGCTTGAGCAATTTCTGGAAACCGAGCTCTTTGTCAGGCGAAGCAACGGCGTCACGTTGACAACGAACGGGAATTTCTATGCCCGCAGAGTCAGCCGGATTTTCAGAGATCTGAGAACAATGACGGCTGAAGTCCGCAGACTGCATGCGCCGGATGAATCATAG
- a CDS encoding LysR family transcriptional regulator, which yields MKTKLLPPLKSLQAFEAAARYESFLEAAAEQQITSGAISRHVRLLEQYLGTELFLRRSNGVTLTSAGRDYAENVTRIFRDLKIVTDRVNALSRDRAIVISTLPIFADRWLYRRIPSFRDAFDRAQLQVECHNGEHDFNREDVDAWILYSNGRHPGYSVTRLFGEEIFPVCSPEFRKRLSGQPSAEEVIRQPLLHDKWWNSDWPDWARAVGVNGGELAASMRFALYKGVIQAAVDGMGMAVGHGEMIAKELAAGTLVPLTHLSVEAENSYHLVMNASASNNPMCVQLKNWLMGECAQPGLSRT from the coding sequence ATGAAGACAAAACTGTTGCCTCCACTGAAGTCGCTCCAGGCATTTGAGGCGGCAGCGAGATATGAGAGCTTTCTCGAAGCGGCGGCCGAGCAGCAGATCACTTCCGGCGCAATCAGCCGACATGTGCGCCTGCTTGAGCAGTATCTGGGAACCGAATTGTTCTTGCGGCGGAGCAATGGGGTAACGCTGACTTCCGCCGGAAGGGACTACGCCGAAAACGTCACGCGCATATTCAGGGACCTGAAAATTGTGACGGATCGCGTCAACGCGCTGTCTCGAGACCGTGCGATCGTGATCTCCACGCTCCCGATATTCGCCGACCGCTGGCTCTACCGCAGGATTCCCTCGTTCAGAGATGCGTTCGACCGGGCGCAATTGCAAGTCGAGTGTCACAACGGTGAGCACGATTTCAATCGCGAAGATGTCGATGCCTGGATTCTCTATTCCAACGGCCGGCATCCTGGCTACAGCGTCACCCGACTTTTCGGGGAAGAGATTTTTCCCGTTTGCAGCCCCGAATTCCGCAAGAGGCTGTCAGGTCAACCGAGCGCCGAAGAAGTCATCCGTCAACCCCTTTTGCACGACAAGTGGTGGAACAGCGACTGGCCGGACTGGGCGCGCGCCGTAGGCGTGAACGGTGGCGAACTTGCCGCGAGCATGCGCTTCGCCCTTTACAAGGGCGTCATCCAGGCAGCGGTCGACGGCATGGGCATGGCCGTCGGACATGGCGAGATGATCGCGAAGGAGTTGGCGGCTGGAACACTCGTTCCGCTGACGCACCTTTCCGTCGAAGCGGAAAACTCCTACCATCTCGTCATGAACGCTTCGGCTTCGAACAATCCCATGTGCGTCCAGCTGAAGAATTGGCTGATGGGCGAATGCGCCCAGCCCGGGTTATCGCGCACCTAG